A single window of Caldimicrobium thiodismutans DNA harbors:
- a CDS encoding Fur family transcriptional regulator has translation METFIEEFRKFIRQKGLKYTPEREEILREILSLKDHFDVEGLHLRLKNKNSKISKASIYRTLPLLIEAGYIQEVYKQGGHSHYEVTLNKMPHLHFICIRCAKVEEVVDERLNKLIKEHEDFRGYKLLTYHLEIFGICPNCREVK, from the coding sequence ATGGAGACCTTTATTGAAGAATTCAGAAAATTTATCCGGCAAAAGGGATTAAAATATACTCCTGAAAGAGAGGAAATTTTAAGAGAGATACTTTCTCTGAAAGATCACTTTGATGTAGAGGGTCTACATCTACGCCTTAAAAATAAAAATAGCAAAATATCTAAGGCCTCCATTTATAGAACTCTTCCCCTGCTTATTGAAGCAGGTTATATTCAAGAGGTTTACAAACAGGGAGGCCACTCCCACTACGAGGTCACCCTTAACAAAATGCCCCATCTTCACTTTATTTGCATAAGGTGTGCCAAGGTTGAAGAGGTTGTAGATGAAAGATTAAATAAGCTTATTAAAGAACACGAAGACTTTAGAGGATATAAACTTCTTACCTATCATTTAGAAATTTTTGGGATCTGTCCTAATTGCCGGGAGGTAAAATAA
- a CDS encoding metallophosphoesterase — protein MHLYLYFRLHPRHLVIKLLLILAFLSPLFIRLSDHYLSPFLSFLISFSALFWMGFLLYFIIFDLILRPFTKRLSFSLGMAILFSLYSYYETLKPEVIYLTITSSKIPQETSPFRILQISDLHLGPVMGLDKIDIVKKAVQRFKPQLIVSTGDLVDGNMDNKADLKFALKTIDAPYGKIAIVGNHEYYRGIEKALTFTEDAGFKVLRGDIYEIENFLVIAGLDDDDCRYFKRCKGPLDEKVFLKEVPKGKFVILLKHKPRVNPSAYGLFDLMLSGHTHGGLYYPVGKWLLKYFFDLEYPGLHTLTQGGYLLVSKGLGTGGPPMRFLTPPDLVIIELRTGKESSLPVLQVLSDQL, from the coding sequence ATGCACCTTTATCTTTATTTTAGACTTCATCCCAGACATCTTGTTATTAAATTACTCTTAATACTTGCTTTCCTTTCCCCACTTTTCATACGGCTTTCTGATCATTATCTTTCCCCTTTTCTCTCATTTCTTATAAGTTTTTCAGCCCTTTTCTGGATGGGCTTTCTCCTCTATTTTATTATCTTTGACCTTATACTTCGCCCCTTTACCAAAAGACTTTCCTTTTCCTTAGGAATGGCTATTCTTTTTTCCCTTTATAGCTATTATGAAACCTTAAAACCTGAGGTTATTTATCTTACAATCACCTCTTCCAAGATTCCTCAAGAAACCTCTCCTTTTAGAATACTCCAAATCAGTGACCTCCACTTAGGGCCTGTTATGGGGCTTGATAAAATTGACATAGTAAAAAAGGCTGTTCAAAGGTTTAAGCCCCAGCTTATTGTCTCAACAGGTGACCTTGTGGACGGCAATATGGATAACAAAGCAGATCTAAAGTTCGCCTTAAAAACTATTGATGCACCTTATGGAAAGATTGCTATTGTGGGGAACCACGAATACTATCGAGGAATTGAAAAGGCTCTTACCTTTACAGAAGATGCGGGATTTAAGGTCTTAAGGGGTGATATCTATGAGATTGAAAATTTTCTTGTTATAGCAGGTCTGGATGATGATGACTGCAGATATTTCAAAAGGTGTAAGGGTCCTCTTGATGAAAAGGTATTCCTTAAAGAGGTTCCAAAAGGCAAGTTTGTGATCCTATTAAAACACAAACCCAGGGTAAATCCATCAGCTTATGGACTTTTTGATCTTATGCTTTCAGGGCACACCCATGGAGGGTTGTATTATCCTGTTGGAAAATGGCTTCTTAAATATTTTTTTGATCTTGAATATCCTGGCTTACACACATTAACACAAGGAGGTTATCTCTTGGTCAGTAAAGGGCTTGGCACGGGTGGTCCTCCTATGAGATTTTTGACCCCGCCTGATCTGGTTATTATTGAACTTCGGACTGGTAAAGAGTCTTCTCTCCCAGTCCTCCAAGTCCTTTCAGATCAACTCTGA
- a CDS encoding FeoA family protein yields MTLKEVECGDIVIIRDFIEEKDILKKISAMGLRKGSQFEVLRKCGRNILIRNGLNRLIISKDLAEKIEVELIKRNPEICQDISCEFIDNACPQEGKLLRKRKRWGLLHKICPFLKD; encoded by the coding sequence ATGACTCTTAAGGAAGTAGAATGTGGAGATATAGTGATAATCAGGGATTTTATTGAAGAAAAGGATATTCTCAAAAAGATTTCTGCTATGGGATTGCGTAAAGGATCTCAGTTTGAGGTGCTTAGAAAATGTGGAAGAAATATTCTCATCCGCAATGGTTTAAACAGGCTGATAATCAGTAAAGACTTAGCTGAAAAGATAGAAGTTGAACTTATAAAAAGAAATCCTGAAATCTGCCAAGACATTTCCTGTGAATTTATCGATAACGCTTGCCCACAGGAGGGGAAACTCCTTAGAAAAAGAAAACGGTGGGGACTTCTTCACAAAATCTGCCCTTTCTTGAAGGATTAA
- the hemB gene encoding porphobilinogen synthase, translating to MMFPEYRARRLRKNEFVRSLVRETNLSVNDFIYPLFIVEGKNIKEEIKSMPGIFRFSLDQVLDEVKTSLDLGLKAFLLFGIPAKKDEAGTSAFAKEGIIQRAVKTLKDKFPQAVIITDVCMCEYTSHGHCGILRGGEVDNDLTLEQLARIAVSHAKAGADWVAPSDMMDGRVARIREALDEAGFTEVAIMSYAVKYCSSFYGPFREAAESAPQFGDRRSYQMDPPNAREAMREALMDVEEGADIIMVKPAMPYLDIIRMLRENLHHPIAAYQVSGEYSMLRAAGKLGYLDEERVMWESLISIKRAGADLIISYFAKRVAELLQRA from the coding sequence ATGATGTTTCCTGAATACCGGGCCAGAAGACTCAGAAAAAACGAATTTGTTAGATCTTTGGTTAGAGAGACCAATCTTTCAGTGAATGACTTTATTTATCCCCTGTTCATTGTGGAAGGCAAAAACATAAAGGAAGAAATAAAATCCATGCCCGGAATTTTTCGCTTTTCCTTAGACCAGGTGTTGGATGAAGTAAAGACCTCCCTTGACCTTGGGCTTAAAGCCTTCTTACTCTTTGGAATTCCTGCCAAAAAGGATGAAGCAGGAACTTCAGCCTTTGCCAAGGAAGGTATCATCCAGAGAGCGGTTAAGACCTTAAAGGATAAATTTCCACAGGCAGTTATAATAACGGATGTCTGTATGTGTGAATATACCTCTCATGGACACTGCGGTATACTTAGGGGCGGGGAGGTTGACAATGACCTTACACTTGAACAATTAGCCCGTATTGCTGTCTCCCATGCTAAGGCTGGAGCGGACTGGGTGGCTCCTTCTGATATGATGGATGGAAGGGTAGCCCGAATTCGTGAGGCCTTAGATGAGGCAGGCTTTACAGAGGTTGCCATTATGAGTTATGCTGTGAAATATTGCAGTTCCTTTTACGGGCCCTTTAGAGAAGCAGCTGAATCAGCCCCTCAATTCGGGGATAGACGCTCCTATCAGATGGATCCTCCCAATGCCAGGGAAGCCATGCGCGAGGCTTTAATGGATGTTGAAGAAGGTGCCGATATAATAATGGTAAAGCCTGCTATGCCCTATTTAGATATTATAAGAATGCTTAGAGAAAATTTGCATCATCCCATTGCCGCCTATCAGGTAAGTGGAGAGTATTCCATGCTTAGGGCAGCTGGGAAACTCGGATATCTTGATGAAGAAAGAGTAATGTGGGAGAGCTTGATTAGTATTAAAAGGGCAGGGGCTGACTTAATTATCAGCTATTTTGCTAAGAGGGTAGCTGAGCTTTTGCAGAGGGCCTAA
- a CDS encoding phosphoheptose isomerase, giving the protein MRADIPKVVKVYGDFGIIKRPSKLSEEEKEKILQRLFQKDAELFTLDPDVKKKIQERLDWVEGYKYIEPKLKELKTLAEEIRREYQFVLWCGMGGSGLFPLVISQIFTPAEGFPELKVLDTNDPFHIQEAERLPLEKTLFVIVSKSGTTLETLSHFKYFWEKVKANNSEPGKQFIALTDPGSPLEGLALERGFRKIVHHPPYVGGRYAALTEIGFLASALMGLDLAKALHYAKEMYSACEPGIPWNYNLATTLAEFITESYILGQDKLTFIVDPLLKPFALWLEQLIAESLGKNYAGLIPVVGESPGASTVYSSDRCFIYLTLRGRERLYHRLISDLKEGGFRIKQIVLEDRYEVFGEAYRFMLATALTGYFIGVNPFDEPDVVLSKTKTRELLEKFKKEGDFGLELYVDSDTGLGFYYEKTLSVEYPKLSALFKKFFSDFAPWIYVGFLAYLSYDPEIEDIIRDIRTFVREKKNCATLFGYGPRYLHSTGQLFKGGPPLARFIIFTRRGRIDSQIIPEEGYTFWDQQFAQAYGDFRALVEREKPVLLIHLFNDPKEDLRLVFELIKKALTF; this is encoded by the coding sequence ATGCGTGCTGATATTCCAAAAGTAGTTAAGGTCTATGGTGATTTTGGTATCATTAAAAGACCCTCCAAGCTTTCAGAAGAAGAAAAGGAAAAGATACTTCAAAGGCTTTTTCAGAAGGATGCAGAGCTTTTTACTCTTGATCCTGATGTTAAGAAGAAGATTCAGGAACGCTTAGATTGGGTAGAGGGCTATAAATATATTGAGCCCAAGCTTAAGGAGCTTAAGACCTTAGCTGAAGAGATAAGAAGGGAGTATCAGTTTGTCCTTTGGTGCGGGATGGGAGGCTCAGGTCTTTTTCCCTTGGTAATATCTCAGATTTTTACACCAGCTGAAGGCTTTCCTGAGCTCAAAGTCCTTGACACCAATGACCCCTTTCATATTCAAGAAGCTGAAAGGCTACCCCTTGAGAAGACCCTTTTTGTTATTGTCTCAAAATCAGGAACCACTCTTGAGACCCTTTCTCACTTCAAATACTTCTGGGAAAAGGTTAAGGCCAATAATTCCGAGCCGGGGAAACAGTTTATAGCCCTTACTGATCCGGGCTCCCCTCTTGAAGGGTTAGCCCTTGAAAGAGGTTTTAGGAAGATTGTGCATCATCCCCCCTATGTAGGAGGGAGATATGCAGCCCTGACAGAGATAGGCTTTTTAGCCTCTGCTCTTATGGGGCTTGATTTAGCTAAGGCCCTACATTATGCCAAAGAAATGTATTCTGCTTGTGAACCAGGTATTCCCTGGAATTATAATCTCGCCACCACCTTAGCTGAATTTATTACTGAATCTTACATCCTTGGACAGGATAAGCTAACCTTTATTGTGGACCCCCTTTTAAAACCCTTTGCCCTCTGGTTGGAACAGCTGATAGCAGAAAGTCTTGGGAAAAATTATGCAGGGCTCATACCTGTTGTAGGAGAATCCCCGGGGGCATCAACTGTTTATTCTTCGGATAGATGTTTTATTTATCTTACTTTAAGGGGTAGAGAGAGGCTCTATCATCGCCTGATTTCAGATCTTAAGGAAGGGGGCTTTCGGATCAAGCAGATTGTTCTTGAGGATAGATATGAAGTCTTTGGTGAGGCCTATAGGTTCATGCTGGCAACAGCCCTAACAGGTTACTTTATCGGTGTTAACCCCTTTGATGAACCCGATGTTGTGCTCTCCAAGACAAAAACCAGGGAACTTCTTGAAAAATTTAAAAAGGAGGGAGATTTTGGCTTAGAGCTTTATGTAGATAGTGACACAGGCCTTGGTTTTTATTATGAGAAGACTCTTTCCGTTGAGTATCCAAAGCTTTCAGCCCTTTTTAAAAAGTTCTTTTCTGATTTTGCCCCCTGGATTTATGTTGGGTTCTTAGCCTATCTTTCCTATGATCCAGAGATAGAGGATATTATCCGAGATATAAGAACCTTTGTCCGGGAAAAGAAAAATTGTGCCACCCTTTTTGGTTATGGCCCGAGATATTTGCATTCAACAGGGCAACTTTTTAAAGGTGGTCCTCCTCTTGCTCGTTTCATTATTTTTACTCGCCGGGGGCGGATTGATTCTCAGATCATTCCTGAAGAGGGATATACTTTTTGGGATCAGCAGTTTGCCCAGGCTTATGGGGACTTTCGCGCCCTTGTTGAAAGGGAAAAACCTGTCCTTTTGATCCATCTTTTTAATGATCCTAAAGAGGATCTAAGGCTTGTTTTTGAACTTATTAAAAAAGCCTTAACCTTTTAA
- a CDS encoding serine hydrolase domain-containing protein, protein MPKIVPILELLKEGVKKGVFPGAVSGIFYQGRTYVIAGGYASLTPFLEPVEEAFLYDLASLTKPLGLGLTLIYHLNKKPLLDLEKPLRTYLEVEPPLGEVPLFRFLNHTSGLSAWHPFYKEKPLTLEKIFQHIKERPLEYEPGKRCLYSDLNFFLFTYLLERIYGKSIEELFEEAKAKIPFSRKAVLTFKPLLKGIDEERIVPTSIDPETKKILRGIVEDENTRALSGVSGVAGLFGNIYGVLELLIELLKTYRGEKSFLNSELIKYFFEFEDPLSDFALIFMRPSKEGYSAAGEALSEKTIGHLGYTGCSFFIDLERDLIIVLLSNRVHPQRGNEKIKDFRPIFHRVVVENL, encoded by the coding sequence ATGCCAAAGATAGTCCCAATTCTTGAACTTCTTAAGGAGGGAGTTAAAAAAGGGGTCTTCCCGGGTGCTGTTTCAGGAATTTTTTATCAGGGAAGAACCTATGTAATTGCAGGAGGCTATGCCTCCCTTACTCCTTTTCTTGAACCTGTAGAAGAGGCATTTCTTTATGATCTTGCTTCCCTAACCAAACCTCTGGGGTTAGGCTTAACCTTAATTTATCATCTTAATAAAAAGCCCCTTCTTGATCTTGAAAAACCTTTAAGGACTTATCTTGAGGTTGAGCCTCCCCTTGGAGAGGTGCCTCTTTTTCGTTTTCTCAATCATACTTCTGGACTTTCAGCCTGGCATCCCTTTTATAAAGAAAAACCTCTAACTCTTGAAAAGATCTTTCAGCATATAAAGGAAAGGCCTCTTGAATACGAACCCGGGAAGCGCTGTCTTTATTCGGATCTAAATTTTTTCCTCTTTACCTATCTTCTTGAAAGAATTTATGGAAAATCCATTGAGGAATTATTTGAAGAGGCCAAGGCAAAGATTCCCTTTTCAAGAAAAGCTGTTCTTACTTTTAAGCCCCTTTTAAAGGGAATTGATGAAGAAAGAATCGTTCCAACCTCAATTGATCCTGAGACCAAAAAGATCTTGAGAGGGATTGTTGAGGATGAAAATACAAGAGCCCTATCTGGAGTTAGTGGGGTTGCCGGGCTTTTTGGAAATATTTACGGGGTTCTGGAACTCTTAATTGAGCTTCTTAAGACTTATAGAGGAGAAAAAAGTTTTCTTAATTCGGAACTTATAAAATATTTTTTTGAATTTGAGGATCCCCTTTCAGATTTTGCCTTAATTTTTATGAGGCCTTCAAAAGAGGGTTATTCAGCGGCAGGAGAAGCTCTTTCAGAAAAAACCATCGGGCATCTTGGATACACAGGTTGTTCTTTTTTTATTGATCTTGAAAGAGATTTAATTATTGTGCTTTTAAGCAACAGGGTTCATCCTCAGAGAGGAAATGAAAAGATAAAGGATTTTCGGCCCATATTTCACAGGGTAGTAGTTGAAAATTTATAA
- the feoB gene encoding ferrous iron transport protein B, whose translation MKKIKVLLVGNPNVGKTSLLNHLAGTNLKIGNWPGVTVEKREGKTLFQDYEIEFIDLPGVYTLEKAFSEDEVVTLETLKQGDYDLILHVIESPRLERDLFLTTQLCELQKPMLIALNMSDEAENIGIYIDERRFSELFKIKVLKTIGRTGEGVKELLPAIIDTHEKGLLPRPEFFLAENEPKLLKEEKRHSLVKGIYAEVVKKPLLPKKSFTEILDQVFLHPILGFFFLFLILYLTFKFVFDLSSPLVDFIDGFFQDFLEPALLSLLDSIQAPSLLKDFLIGAVLGGLGIVLTFLPLIFIMFFFLTLLETSGYLPRVAFLMDRFTHRIGLHGQSVIPLILGFGCNVPAILATRTIQDKKDRLLIISMIPFMSCSARLVVFGFFALTFFTRPALLIFLLYLIGIFLAFITSLILRKTLLKKELSHFIMDLPPYRIPSFKVLFSIVFLHVKRFVIRAGTVIFAIAVGIWLILNLPYGEKDLEKTLAGRIGKTLSPIFEPIGLGDWKITTSLIPAFLAREAILSNLAVILKAEKEKETKKFDPLSALKEQGESLLLAFQKAFFSLLNPYPSSFEIEADSLKGELKGLFTQASAFSFLVFVLIYNSCVATFVTMWKEGSKGLAIGFLLYSFVLAWILSFGVYKLF comes from the coding sequence ATGAAAAAAATAAAAGTTCTTCTTGTTGGAAATCCCAATGTAGGGAAAACAAGTCTTCTTAATCATCTGGCTGGCACAAATCTTAAAATTGGAAACTGGCCAGGGGTTACTGTTGAAAAAAGAGAAGGAAAAACCCTTTTTCAGGACTATGAAATTGAATTTATAGATTTACCAGGTGTTTACACCTTAGAAAAGGCCTTTTCAGAGGATGAAGTGGTAACTCTTGAAACCCTCAAACAGGGAGACTATGATCTAATCCTTCATGTTATTGAAAGTCCCCGTTTGGAAAGAGACCTCTTTTTGACTACTCAACTCTGTGAGCTTCAAAAACCTATGCTTATAGCACTCAACATGAGTGATGAGGCTGAAAACATAGGCATCTACATTGATGAGAGACGCTTTTCTGAACTATTCAAAATAAAAGTTTTAAAAACCATTGGACGCACAGGGGAGGGGGTAAAAGAGTTATTGCCTGCTATTATTGACACCCATGAAAAGGGCCTTCTACCACGACCTGAATTCTTTTTAGCTGAAAATGAGCCTAAGCTTTTAAAAGAGGAAAAACGGCACTCCTTAGTGAAAGGGATTTACGCAGAGGTAGTAAAAAAGCCCCTTCTTCCCAAAAAAAGCTTTACTGAAATACTTGATCAAGTTTTCCTTCACCCTATCCTTGGCTTCTTCTTTCTATTTCTCATTCTTTATCTTACCTTTAAATTTGTTTTTGATCTCTCTTCCCCTCTTGTAGATTTTATTGATGGCTTTTTTCAGGACTTCCTTGAGCCAGCTCTTTTAAGTCTTTTGGATTCAATTCAGGCCCCTTCTCTTTTAAAGGACTTTTTAATTGGTGCAGTCTTAGGTGGGCTTGGAATTGTTCTTACCTTTTTACCTCTCATCTTTATTATGTTTTTCTTTCTTACTCTTCTTGAGACCTCAGGGTATCTTCCTCGGGTTGCCTTTCTTATGGATCGCTTTACGCATAGAATTGGACTTCATGGCCAAAGTGTAATTCCCTTGATTCTGGGATTTGGATGTAATGTTCCGGCCATATTAGCTACTCGCACTATACAAGATAAAAAGGATCGCCTTCTAATAATCTCTATGATTCCCTTTATGTCCTGTTCGGCAAGGCTTGTGGTCTTTGGATTTTTTGCCCTGACCTTTTTTACAAGGCCTGCCCTTTTAATTTTTCTCCTTTACCTTATAGGAATTTTCTTAGCTTTCATAACCAGTCTTATTCTAAGAAAAACCCTTTTAAAAAAGGAGCTTTCTCATTTTATTATGGATCTTCCTCCCTATAGAATACCCTCTTTCAAAGTGCTTTTCTCCATTGTTTTTCTACATGTAAAAAGATTTGTTATACGAGCAGGCACTGTTATTTTTGCCATAGCAGTAGGGATCTGGCTAATCTTAAATCTTCCTTATGGAGAAAAGGATCTTGAAAAGACCTTAGCAGGTAGGATTGGAAAAACCCTCTCCCCGATATTTGAACCCATTGGCCTTGGAGACTGGAAGATTACAACCTCCCTTATTCCAGCCTTTCTGGCAAGAGAAGCCATTTTAAGTAATCTTGCGGTAATACTTAAGGCAGAAAAAGAAAAGGAAACTAAAAAATTTGATCCCCTTTCAGCTTTAAAGGAACAGGGCGAAAGCCTTCTTTTAGCCTTTCAAAAGGCCTTTTTCTCTCTCCTAAACCCCTATCCCTCCTCCTTTGAAATAGAGGCAGATTCTTTAAAGGGTGAACTAAAGGGACTTTTTACTCAGGCCTCAGCCTTTTCCTTCTTAGTTTTTGTTCTTATTTATAATTCCTGTGTAGCAACCTTTGTGACCATGTGGAAAGAAGGTTCCAAAGGGCTTGCCATAGGCTTTTTGCTTTATAGTTTTGTCCTGGCATGGATCCTATCCTTTGGGGTCTATAAACTTTTCTAA
- a CDS encoding lipopolysaccharide assembly protein LapA domain-containing protein produces MLRIILWIILVLGLTLFVVFNVEPKVTVHLLPGVSLEGMPLALVIMVSFLLGLLFGLLILFPQIIRARLRENQLTKELQGLKTVKPEDKENAKDSPNS; encoded by the coding sequence ATGTTAAGAATTATTCTCTGGATAATTTTGGTTTTGGGGCTTACTCTCTTTGTGGTTTTTAATGTGGAGCCTAAAGTCACCGTGCATCTTTTACCAGGAGTTTCTCTTGAAGGGATGCCTCTTGCTTTAGTGATTATGGTAAGCTTTCTTCTTGGGCTTCTTTTTGGGCTTTTAATCCTTTTTCCTCAGATTATTCGAGCAAGGCTCAGGGAAAATCAACTGACAAAGGAGTTGCAAGGTCTCAAAACAGTAAAGCCTGAGGATAAAGAGAATGCCAAAGATAGTCCCAATTCTTGA
- a CDS encoding TrpB-like pyridoxal phosphate-dependent enzyme has product MKVILSTEELPRKWLNLAPYLPEPLEPPLDPQTKEPVSPEKLLAIFPESIVEQEVTQEEWLEIPEDVLKVYSLYRPTPLIRAENLEKYLETPAKIFYKYEGVSPPGSHKPNTAIPQAYYNKISGIKRLTTETGAGQWGSSLAFATQFFGLECEVYMVRASFKQKPYRRILMELWGASVSPSPSDKTESGKKFLAIDPEHPGSLGIAISEAIERAVTSKDTKYALGSVLNHVLHHQTVIGLEAELQMKKLGLYPDYVVGCVGGGSNFAGLAFPFLKHKITGEKTHTEFLAVEPESCPTLTKGEYRYDYGDTVGLTPLIKMYTLGADFVPPPIHAGGLRYHGDAPLLCAFYHHGFIKAKAYSQGEVFSAGVLFAKTEGIVPAPESTHAIKAVIDLALECKKNKEEKIILFNLSGHGYFDLSAYDAYLKGEIK; this is encoded by the coding sequence ATGAAAGTAATTTTATCTACTGAAGAACTTCCAAGAAAATGGCTGAATCTTGCTCCCTATCTTCCAGAACCCTTAGAACCACCACTTGATCCTCAAACCAAGGAACCAGTCTCTCCTGAGAAGCTGCTTGCTATTTTTCCCGAATCCATTGTGGAACAGGAGGTCACTCAGGAGGAATGGCTTGAGATCCCCGAAGATGTCCTAAAGGTCTATTCCCTTTACAGGCCAACTCCTTTGATCAGGGCAGAAAATCTTGAAAAATACCTTGAAACCCCTGCTAAAATCTTTTATAAATATGAAGGGGTTTCTCCTCCAGGAAGCCACAAGCCCAATACCGCTATACCCCAGGCCTATTACAACAAAATCTCAGGGATTAAAAGGCTTACCACTGAGACAGGGGCTGGGCAGTGGGGAAGCTCTCTTGCCTTTGCTACTCAGTTTTTTGGGCTTGAATGCGAGGTCTATATGGTAAGAGCAAGTTTCAAACAGAAGCCCTATCGAAGAATCCTTATGGAGCTCTGGGGAGCAAGTGTCTCCCCTTCCCCTTCAGATAAAACAGAGTCAGGAAAAAAATTTCTTGCTATAGATCCAGAGCATCCTGGAAGCCTTGGAATAGCCATTTCTGAGGCTATAGAAAGGGCAGTCACCTCAAAGGACACCAAGTATGCCCTTGGAAGTGTGCTCAATCATGTTCTTCATCATCAGACGGTGATCGGTCTTGAAGCTGAGCTACAGATGAAGAAGCTGGGGCTTTATCCCGATTATGTGGTAGGGTGTGTAGGAGGTGGATCAAACTTTGCAGGGCTTGCCTTTCCCTTTTTGAAGCACAAAATCACAGGGGAAAAGACCCATACGGAGTTTCTGGCTGTTGAGCCTGAGTCTTGTCCAACTCTTACAAAAGGGGAGTATCGTTACGATTACGGAGACACCGTAGGGCTTACCCCCTTAATCAAAATGTATACCCTTGGAGCTGATTTTGTGCCGCCCCCTATCCATGCAGGAGGACTGAGGTATCACGGAGATGCCCCTCTTCTCTGTGCCTTCTATCACCATGGTTTTATCAAAGCCAAAGCCTATTCCCAGGGAGAGGTCTTTTCAGCAGGGGTTCTCTTTGCCAAAACAGAGGGAATTGTTCCAGCCCCTGAATCAACCCATGCCATAAAGGCAGTCATTGACCTTGCCCTTGAATGTAAGAAAAATAAAGAGGAAAAGATCATTCTCTTTAATCTTTCAGGGCATGGATATTTTGATCTTTCTGCTTATGATGCCTATTTAAAAGGAGAAATAAAATAA
- a CDS encoding ATP-binding protein, with protein MKKNLPIGISSFEKIRSEPYYYVDKTPFVAKLVEEGTYYFLSRPRRFGKSLFVDTLKQAFFGRKELFQGLYLEKNWDWSVRYPVIHIDFGGRTLKGEEHLITYILEQLEKNQETLGVSCSEKDLYDSCFEELILKSYEKYKQKVVVLVDEYDKPILDCIEDREAIKRIRDILVKFYIVLKPLDRYLKFVLLTGVLKFYMSSIFSGLNFLNDITLSRKYSTICGFTQEELEEVFKEELQDKDLKLIKCWYNGYSWLGEPVYNPFDVLLYLKERQIQPYWFETGTPSFLIKLLVEKKFYIPQLSELMASERLLGSFDVDFIEPENLLFQTGYLTIKGVEEIPSGYLYYLSYPNKEVRVSLNNYIVDYLTRKGPESARLTLKLTRALREGRVSAFGEVLKALFSGIPYEWYRSNEIAGYEGYYASVVYSFLEGAGFEVIPEDYTSLGRIDLTIIFEERCFIVEFKVVEMEGESPKAIEKLKEKGYHQKYPGRFKEIYLIGFDFSKEKKTLSNFDWIKL; from the coding sequence ATGAAGAAAAACCTACCCATCGGGATTTCAAGCTTTGAAAAGATTAGAAGTGAACCCTATTATTATGTGGATAAAACTCCATTTGTGGCAAAACTCGTAGAAGAGGGAACTTACTATTTTCTCTCTCGCCCAAGGAGATTTGGAAAATCCCTTTTTGTGGACACCCTAAAACAGGCCTTCTTTGGAAGAAAAGAGCTTTTCCAAGGGCTCTATCTTGAAAAGAACTGGGACTGGAGTGTCAGGTATCCAGTTATTCATATTGATTTTGGGGGAAGAACCCTCAAAGGAGAGGAACATCTAATAACTTATATTCTTGAACAACTTGAGAAAAATCAGGAAACCCTTGGAGTCTCCTGTTCAGAAAAAGATCTTTATGATAGCTGTTTTGAGGAATTAATCCTTAAAAGTTATGAAAAATATAAACAAAAAGTAGTTGTGCTTGTGGATGAGTATGACAAACCGATCCTTGATTGCATTGAGGATAGAGAAGCGATAAAAAGAATAAGGGATATTCTTGTAAAATTTTATATTGTTTTAAAGCCTCTTGATAGGTATCTCAAATTTGTTCTTTTAACAGGGGTTTTAAAATTTTATATGTCTTCAATTTTCTCAGGCTTAAATTTCTTAAATGATATTACTTTAAGCAGAAAGTATTCAACTATTTGCGGATTTACTCAAGAAGAGCTTGAAGAGGTCTTTAAAGAAGAACTGCAAGATAAAGACTTAAAGCTTATTAAATGCTGGTATAATGGTTATTCCTGGCTTGGGGAACCCGTTTACAATCCCTTTGATGTGCTTCTTTACCTAAAAGAAAGACAAATTCAGCCTTACTGGTTTGAGACAGGGACTCCCAGTTTTCTTATTAAACTCCTTGTGGAAAAGAAATTTTATATCCCCCAGCTCTCAGAACTTATGGCTTCAGAGCGCCTCCTTGGAAGCTTTGATGTGGACTTTATTGAACCAGAAAACCTTCTCTTTCAAACAGGCTATCTCACCATAAAAGGAGTTGAAGAAATCCCATCGGGATACCTCTATTACCTGAGTTATCCCAATAAAGAGGTTAGAGTTTCCCTGAATAATTACATAGTGGATTATTTGACAAGGAAGGGGCCTGAGAGTGCAAGGCTTACCCTTAAATTAACCAGGGCATTGAGGGAGGGAAGGGTTTCCGCCTTTGGAGAGGTTTTAAAGGCCCTTTTTTCAGGGATTCCCTATGAGTGGTATAGAAGTAATGAGATAGCAGGTTATGAGGGGTATTATGCCAGTGTGGTTTATAGTTTTCTTGAAGGCGCAGGCTTTGAAGTAATCCCTGAGGATTATACAAGCCTTGGAAGGATTGATTTAACAATAATTTTTGAGGAGAGATGTTTTATAGTTGAGTTTAAGGTGGTTGAGATGGAAGGGGAGAGTCCTAAGGCTATAGAGAAACTTAAGGAAAAAGGATATCATCAAAAATATCCTGGACGCTTTAAGGAGATATATCTTATTGGGTTTGATTTTAGTAAAGAAAAGAAGACTCTCTCAAATTTTGATTGGATAAAGCTTTGA